A part of Aegilops tauschii subsp. strangulata cultivar AL8/78 chromosome 2, Aet v6.0, whole genome shotgun sequence genomic DNA contains:
- the LOC109744162 gene encoding uncharacterized protein — MGEFAAAGEAGSQEAEQDEQGMLATALDAINSLISASFSASLFPLKWQLIRDKFNRLHAGLADITVIAASDGEERHEAFDGLLRDVVDAVREARELVPRSQGRHYGGGKLRLRSDLDVVASTLDTHLARLDEICASGSLTRARALVVPRPCAGASREDLRFYVRDLFARLRVGGAEMRREAAAALNEVLRDDDKCVRVVVSDVADGIGVLIGLLESPDARVQEEALDAISVIAGYDASCKGDLVGGGVIAPVIRVLNTGAGTAAKERAARVLSKLTENADNAWAVAAHGGVTALINICSDHRASGGELVCAACRVLRSLVGVEEIRKYMVADAGAVPVLVSLLQGPADEGAQIQAMELLAAIASGDSSSREVVLQEGTAESLVRALDPGIPRSSKAREVALRAIDALCFSSPDSIDRLIGAVFLNRVLFFLRNGDTTLQHSALKAAHRLCHVSEETKKAMGDAGFMPELVGIVQAAKSIEARELAAEALCAMMSVHRNRKRFVQDDRNVAQVLQLLGPDEEKPSPAKRFLLSTLVHLADSNSGRRKIMSSEHVRNLEKLAETNVTDAKKIVKKLGGSKLRNMFHGIWSL, encoded by the exons ATGGGAGAATttgcggcggcgggcgaggcgggGAGCCAAGAAGCGGAGCAAGACGAGCAGGGGATGCTCGCGACGGCGCTGGACGCCATAAACTCTCTCATCTCTGCTTCCTTCTCCGCGTCCCTCTTCCCGCTCAAGTGGCAGCTCATCAGGGACAAGTTCAACCGGCTCCACGCCGGCCTCGCGGACATCACCGTCATCGCGGCCTCCGACGGCGAGGAGAGGCACGAGGCGTTCGATGGCCTCCTACGGGACGTCGTTGACGCGGTGAGGGAGGCGCGGGAGCTGGTGCCGCGGAGCCAGGGGCGGCACTACGGAGGCGGCAAGCTGCGGCTGCGGAGCGACCTCGACGTCGTCGCGTCCACGCTCGACACGCACCTGGCGCGGCTGGACGAGATATGCGCCTCGGGCTCGCTCACGCGCGCGCGGGCGCTCGTGGTGCCGCGGCCGTGCGCCGGCGCCAGCCGCGAGGACCTGCGGTTCTACGTGCGCGACCTCTTCGCCAGGCTCAGGGTCGGCGGAGCGGAGATGCGGAGGGAGGCCGCCGCCGCGCTCAATGAGGTGCTGCGCGACGACGACAAGTGCGTGCGGGTCGTCGTGTCCGACGTCGCCGACGGAATTGGCGTTCTCATTGGGCTGCTCGAGTCCCCAGACGCTCGCGTCCAAGAAGAGGCCCTGGACGCCATCTCGGTGATCGCCGGGTATGACGCTTCTTGCAAAGGCGACCTTGTCGGCGGCGGCGTCATCGCTCCGGTGATCCGGGTTCTTAACACGGGCGCCGGGACGGCGGCGAAGGAGCGGGCGGCGCGTGTGCTCAGCAAGCTCACCGAGAACGCCGACAACGCGTGGGCCGTCGCCGCGCACGGCGGCGTCACGGCATTGATCAACATCTGCTCCGATCACCGTGCCAGCGGCGGCGAGCTCGTGTGCGCGGCGTGCCGGGTGCTGAGGAGCCTCGTGGGCGTCGAGGAGATAAGGAAGTACATGGTGGCCGACGCCGGGGCGGTACCGGTGCTCGTGTCGCTCTTGCAGGGCCCCGCGGACGAGGGGGCGCAAATCCAGGCAATGGAGCTCCTCGCGGCGATCGCCTCCGGAGATAGCTCATCCAGGGAGGTCGTGCTCCAAGAAGGCACCGCCGAGTCCCTCGTCCGCGCGCTGGACCCGGGCATCCCGCGCTCTTCAAAGGCACGGGAGGTGGCGCTCCGCGCCATCGACGCGCTCTGCTTCTCGTCGCCAGACTCGATCGACCGGCTCATCGGCGCCGTCTTCCTCAAccgggtgctcttcttcctccgcaACGGCGACACCACGCTGCAGCACAGCGCCTTAAAAGCAGCGCACCGGCTGTGCCACGTGTCGGAGGAGACCAAGAAGGCGATGGGGGACGCCGGGTTCATGCCGGAGCTGGTGGGCATCGTCCAGGCGGCCAAATCCATCGAGGCGAGGGAGTTGGCCGCGGAGGCGCTCTGCGCCATGATGTCCGTGCACCGCAACCGGAAGCGCTTCGTCCAGGATGACCGCAACGTGGCGCAGGTACTGCAGCTGCTAGGCCCCGACGAGGAGAAACCCTCGCCGGCGAAGCGGTTCTTGCTGTCGACACTGGTGCATCTGGCGGACAGCAACTCCGGCCGGAGGAAGATCATGTCATCGGAGCACGTGAG GAACCTCGAGAAGCTTGCAGAGACCAACGTGACAGACGCTAAGAAGATCGTGAAGAAGCTTGGCGGGAGCAAGCTGAGGAACATGTTCCATGGCATTTGGAGCCTGTGA